A region of Fimbriimonadaceae bacterium DNA encodes the following proteins:
- the ftsH_2 gene encoding ATP-dependent zinc metalloprotease FtsH, whose amino-acid sequence MDVIRELEVLVRAKYSVLYLNTWEESRVEDALKDICTKLNRKLYVWSVTQGMKPALASANRPGPALPGELEALAQVHEGPEFAVFLLKDFHAYMKDYRVVRLLRDLSSRLRGRAQTLILCAPTLNLPVELEKDVTVIDFPLPGRQDIEEMVDLALKATESQGVTAPEPEERELIVKSAYGLTMHEIESSFARSLVEKKKLDVETLLEEKKQIVRKSGLLEFYPAEAKLADVGGMDLLKDWLNKRQEAFTDKAKDFGIPAPKGILLLGVQGCGKSLLAKAIAATWNLPMLKMDIGRIFGSLVGQSEENIRRAIRIAESVSPCCLWADELEKGFAGIGSSGVSDSGTTMRVFATFLTWMQEKTRPVFIIATANDVTALPPELLRKGRFDEIFFVDLPDREEREDIFRIHLSKRKRDPANYDIPEIAKLTKGFSGAEIEQVVVGALYYAFDAGRELNMDDLKKEADQLVPLSVMMAEDIDELRDWARMRTRPSSTQDGD is encoded by the coding sequence ATGGACGTAATCCGCGAGCTCGAGGTGCTCGTTAGGGCAAAGTACTCGGTTCTTTACCTAAACACTTGGGAGGAGAGCCGCGTCGAGGACGCGCTCAAGGACATTTGTACGAAGCTCAACCGCAAGCTTTACGTTTGGTCGGTTACGCAGGGAATGAAGCCGGCTCTGGCATCGGCGAACCGGCCGGGCCCCGCCCTGCCCGGCGAGCTGGAAGCTCTCGCGCAGGTTCATGAAGGCCCTGAATTCGCTGTCTTCCTGCTAAAGGATTTTCATGCCTACATGAAGGACTACCGGGTCGTCAGGCTCCTTCGGGACCTGTCATCCCGGCTCCGCGGGCGTGCTCAAACTCTGATCCTCTGTGCCCCAACCCTAAACTTGCCGGTTGAACTCGAAAAGGACGTCACCGTGATCGACTTCCCCCTGCCCGGGCGGCAGGATATCGAGGAAATGGTGGACCTCGCCCTTAAGGCTACGGAGTCACAAGGCGTAACCGCCCCCGAACCTGAAGAGCGGGAATTGATTGTCAAGAGCGCCTACGGGCTCACGATGCACGAGATTGAGTCGTCCTTCGCCCGCAGCCTGGTTGAGAAGAAGAAACTCGACGTCGAAACCCTTCTTGAGGAGAAAAAACAGATCGTGCGCAAGAGCGGCCTCCTTGAGTTCTATCCGGCGGAGGCGAAGCTTGCGGACGTGGGCGGCATGGACTTGCTGAAGGACTGGCTCAACAAGCGCCAGGAAGCCTTTACGGACAAAGCGAAGGACTTTGGCATTCCCGCCCCAAAGGGGATTCTGCTTCTCGGCGTCCAAGGCTGCGGCAAGTCGCTGCTCGCCAAGGCCATTGCCGCCACGTGGAATCTGCCGATGTTAAAGATGGATATTGGCCGCATCTTTGGGTCACTGGTGGGCCAAAGCGAAGAGAACATCCGTCGGGCGATCCGCATCGCGGAATCGGTGTCCCCCTGTTGCCTGTGGGCCGATGAGCTTGAAAAGGGGTTTGCGGGCATTGGAAGCAGCGGGGTGAGCGACAGCGGCACCACCATGCGCGTTTTTGCCACGTTCCTGACCTGGATGCAAGAGAAGACACGCCCCGTGTTTATCATTGCAACGGCGAACGACGTCACCGCGCTACCGCCGGAACTACTACGAAAGGGCCGCTTCGACGAGATTTTCTTCGTCGACTTACCCGACCGGGAAGAGCGCGAGGACATCTTCCGCATCCACCTTTCGAAGCGTAAGCGCGACCCTGCGAACTACGACATTCCTGAAATCGCGAAGCTGACCAAAGGGTTCAGTGGAGCGGAAATCGAGCAAGTCGTCGTGGGCGCCCTCTACTACGCCTTCGATGCCGGCCGCGAGCTCAACATGGACGACCTCAAGAAGGAGGCCGATCAGCTCGTACCGCTGTCCGTGATGATGGCGGAGGACATCGACGAGCTTCGCGATTGGGCAAGAATGCGCACCCGTCCGAGCTCGACGCAAGACGGCGACTAA